The Corylus avellana chromosome ca8, CavTom2PMs-1.0 genome has a segment encoding these proteins:
- the LOC132190934 gene encoding putative wall-associated receptor kinase-like 16, with protein sequence MAAATTASTIGKPGCPIECGGVEIPYPFGLNEHCYLDENFNITCDSGTPKTGDVPVTNISIETHELHVLHFAANDSYDPGSESISNYYTSFWAAAQYTISNSKNKFTVIGCDNYGYLSGYQNGELYKIGCSSQCPSLNNVINGSCSGVGCCEIGFPDGLKDINVSVSNYNNYTNISDFNSCGYAFVVEKDEFNFSSNYLKAGQPDIKVPMVLDWVAGNETCKEAHKKSNFACQDKNSECLDDLQTWQGYRCKCKQGYQGSPYLHGGCEDVNECKDSKLNNCTKMCINMEGNYTCGCPKGYHGDGREDGEGCAAEPAPLAIKIPIVIGLSFVAMLVVGSWLYFVHKKRKLIKLKESFFRQNGGLILQQQLSKQQGSRETAKIFTVEELKKATNNYEENRIIGQGGFGTVYKGFLPDKRIVAIKKSKTVDQNQIDQFVNEVVLLSQINHKNVVKLLGCCLETQVPLLVYEFVPNGTLFKYIHSESKASTIRWETRLRIATETADALSYLHSVVSTPIIHRDVKSSNILLDDDFTAKVSDFGTSRLVPRDQKELATVVQGTLGYLDPEYLQTNQLTEKSDVYSFGVVLVELLTGEDVLSFNWSENEKSLAIYFLSSLKEDRLFEVLENHIVEGGHEEQIKEVVELAKRCLRVKGDERPTMKEVAMELEGIRKTETHSRVSVQSNLEEAEHLLGETSLTFKYGGSNSRTATYDSVNDHVTLALGDGR encoded by the exons ATGGCAGCAGCAACAACAGCATCAACTATTGGCAAGCCGGGCTGCCCCATCGAGTGTGGAGGTGTAGAAATTCCATACCCATTTGGGTTGAATGAGCACTGCTACCTTGATGAGAATTTCAATATCACTTGTGACTCTGGAACACCAAAGACAGGTGATGTCCCTGTAACAAACATATCCATTGAGACTCATGAGTTGCATGTCTTGCATTTTGCAGCCAATGACTCTTACGATCCGGGGAGTGAAAGTATAAGCAACTACTATACTTCGTTTTGGGCAGCCGCCCAGTACACCATTTCCAACAGCAAAAATAAGTTCACTGTTATTGGCTGTGACAATTACGGATACCTCAGTGGGTACCAAAACGGAGAACTGTACAAAATCGGGTGCTCATCTCAATGCCCTAGCCTTAACAATGTGATCAATGGGTCTTGCTCTGGCGTTGGGTGTTGCGAGATAGGGTTTCCGGATGGACTCAAAGATATTAATGTGTCTGTATCTAACTATAATAATTACACCAACATATCGGACTTCAATTCTTGCGGCTATGCTTTTGTTGTCGAGAAAGACGAGTTCAACTTTTCCTCCAATTATCTCAAGGCGGGTCAACCCGACATAAAGGTTCCAATGGTGCTTGATTGGGTAGCTGGAAACGAGACATGCAAAGAAGCTCATAAAAAATCCAATTTCGCATGTCAGGACAAAAATAGTGAATGCCTCGACGACCTCCAAACCTGGCAGGGATACCGTTGCAAGTGCAAGCAAGGTTACCAAGGGAGCCCATATCTCCATGGGGGTTGCGAAG ACGTTAACGAATGTAAGGATTCAAAACTCAATAATTGCACGAAAATGTGTATCAACATGGAAGGAAATTATACATGTGGTTGTCCCAAGGGGTACCATGGAGACGGAAGAGAAGATGGTGAAGGTTGTGCTGCGGAACCCGCACCACTAGCGATTAAGATTCCCATTG TTATTGGCTTAAGCTTTGTTGCCATGCTTGTGGTTGGCTCTTGGCTGTACTTTgtccacaagaaaagaaaacttatCAAGCTTAAAGAAAGCTTCTTTCGACAGAATGGGGGTTTGATTTTACAACAGCAGCTGAGCAAACAACAAGGATCTAGGGAAACAGCCAAAATATTTACCGTAGAAGAATTGAAGAAGGCTACAAATAACTATGAAGAAAATAGGATCATTGGCCAAGGAGGTTTTGGTACAGTCTACAAAGGATTTTTACCTGATAAAAGAATTGTTGCCATCAAGAAGTCCAAGACAGTTGATCAAAACCAGATTGACCAATTTGTTAACGAGGTTGTTCTGCTCTCACAAATTAACCATAAGAATGTTGTCAAACTATTGGGCTGTTGTTTAGAGACACAAGTTCCTTTGCTAGTCTATGAATTTGTCCCAAATGGTACGCTCTTCAAGTATATACATAGTGAAAGCAAGGCATCCACCATACGATGGGAAACCCGTCTAAGAATAGCTACAGAAACAGCCGATGCACTATCGTATCTACACTCTGTAGTTTCGACGCCTATAATCCATAGAGATGTCAAGTCCTCAAACATATTGCTTGATGATGATTTCACTGCAAAAGTCTCTGACTTTGGAACTTCAAGATTGGTCCCCCGAGATCAAAAGGAATTGGCTACTGTAGTGCAAGGAACTCTTGGATACTTGGATCCTGAATACTTACAGACGAACCAATTGACGGAAAAAAGTGATGTCTATAGCTTTGGAGTGGTCCTCGTGGAGCTACTAACAGGAGAAGATGTACTTTCATTCAATTGgtctgaaaatgaaaaaagtctagctatatattttctttcttccttaaAAGAAGATCGATTGTTTGAAGTTCTTGAGAATCATATAGTTGAAGGAGGACATGAGGAGCAAATAAAGGAAGTTGTTGAACTTGCAAAGAGGTGCTTAAGAGTGAAGGGGGATGAGAGGCCTACTATGAAGGAAGTGGCAATGGAATTAGAAGGAATAAGAAAGACGGAGACACATTCGCGGGTTAGTGTTCAATCAAATCTAGAAGAGGCGGAACACTTGCTTGGCGAGACATCTCTCACTTTCAAATACGGTGGAAGTAATAGCAGAACCGCTACATATGACAGTGTGAATGACCATGTCACATTAGCCTTGGGGGATGGCAGATGA